In the genome of Drosophila yakuba strain Tai18E2 chromosome 3R, Prin_Dyak_Tai18E2_2.1, whole genome shotgun sequence, one region contains:
- the LOC6537983 gene encoding zinc transporter ZIP13 homolog yields the protein MTTNSSFFDEHIAMIYSNLMDQYMPEYFKSFEYTPWVFSLLGSVVIGLSGIFPLIIIPTEEKMAKEGYNDPAESKLLRVLLSFAVGGLLGDVFLHLLPEAWEGDNQDPSSHPSLRSGLWVLSGILIFTIVEKIFSGYASADDENPQPKCVEIANCLLRRHGGQLPDGETSESCGGACDIEDVGKVCFLREQEQKSKEKKEQPKKVAGYLNLLANSIDNFTHGLAVAGSFLVSFRHGILATFAILLHEIPHEVGDFAILLRSGFSRWDAARAQLLTAGAGLLGALVAIGGSGVTSAMEARTSWIMPFTAGGFLHIALVTVLPDLLKEEERKESIKQLLALIFGIALMAVMTMLFEH from the exons ATGACCACGAACAGCAGCTTCTTCGATGAACACATCGCCATGATATACTCCAACCTGATGGACCAGTACATGCCCGAGTACTTCAAAAGCTTCGAGTACACACCATGGGTATTCTCTCTGCTGGGATCGGTGGTCATTGGACTGAGTGGCATATTCCCGCTGATCATCATTCCCACGGAGGAGAAAATGGCTAAGGAGGGATACAATGATC CTGCAGAATCAAAACTCCTGCGAGTGCTTCTCAGTTTCGCGGTCGGCGGTCTGCTGGGCGATGTGTTCCTCCACCTGTTGCCAGAAGCCTGGGAAGGCGATAATCAAG ATCCTTCTAGTCACCCATCCCTGCGCTCGGGCCTTTGGGTCCTTTCCGGCATACTGATCTTCACAATCGTGGAGAAAATCTTCTCCGGCTATGCGAGCGCGGACGACGAGAATCCTCAGCCCAAGTGCGTGGAGATAGCCAACTGCCTGCTGCGTCGACATGGCGGCCAGCTACCAGATGGCGAAACCTCCGAGAGCTGTGGCGGCGCCTGCGATATCGAAGATGTGGGTAAAGTCTGTTTCCTGCGCGAGCAGGAACAGAAGTCGAAGGAAAAGAAGGAGCAGCCGAAGAAAGTGGCTGGGTATCTGAACCTTTTGGCCAATTCAATTGACAATTTCACCCACGGTCTAGCCGTGGCTGGATCCTTTTTGGTGTCCTTCAGGCACGGAATCCTAGCGACATTCGCCATATTGC TTCATGAAATTCCGCACGAGGTGGGGGATTTTGCAATCCTGCTTCGATCTGGATTCAGTCGCTGGGACGCCGCGCGTGCGCAGCTCCTCACGGCGGGAGCTGGCTTGCTCGGTGCTCTGGTAGCCATCGGAGGCTCCGGCGTAACATCGGCCATGG AGGCACGTACTTCGTGGATTATGCCGTTCACTGCCGGCGGCTTTCTGCACATTGCTCTGGTCACAGTATTACCTGATCTCttgaaggaggaggagcgcaAGGAGTCCATCAAGCAGCTGCTGGCACTGATATTTGGCATTGCGTTAATGGCCGTGATGACCATGCTATTCGAACACTAG
- the LOC6537981 gene encoding WD repeat-containing protein 44 isoform X1 has product MSKLETDSDSSEEFFDAEDTTPNRHSTLCRKLPPEVAQEFIFPEPAVRVNAAASSDSDATPIGAGTPATRSPTNSLGARLKTQDAGVFVEPKPVIGPLGRQRFHELRQCMQNDEDDNPGNTLTPDSQNSSTDGIFTNRSTHPFKVIETDAMSIQSMTSLGRVGRILAGSIDPSAISIDRESLASMNAQQQKQQAQQQQQAQPTTSTSSNTPPSVGNSSSGMSTPRVSPKHQQSGKEAAAITTGIPSGASSAQSSSVGAMVLQEPDVIASTKLAQSKTTDSITASGPVAPPRRKKKSRNCSISSSDQYSLPPADNEDTDSDTRSVKSVQGLQQKLQNDFVMEFESSLNNATSSASNNTLTCSSTNTVVSVSASASTSAASSSMPATIATHMRPMVSSVTIAGPKLTQSLGSSSTSVHSKPSPSNSAKSNSAPARVSSIDPNQGLNLFKAIQGGYVVKPRDEASNKAQGPSQDEIERIEKMLMESANRPKLAGTGSNSLGSSTRYPGFYRGVNDKERRKSAGDEDVLKQMNIYVRTRTSSGKQLTDFEILEQVPVKNLDTGENMPLSEMRSPPVPEGWNPLSLHILKLTSHLEVIQKESDEESVIGIPPSIEGQQPDEEELELEEDSRLKKKTARIKRFFGTTMRKTVDKAKSIASEVSHARHKEDVADIIDAMNPEQNIKIKASSSNKGPYEFTKLQHVQDLSGEDTSAVWCMKFSSCGRLLATAGQDKVLRIWVLKDAYPFFQDMRNKYNADQKSSPTPSQESLVSQHSAEEAIAMATAAEKCTGPFMPKPFCTYNGHTSDLLDVSWSKNYFILSSSMDKTVRLWHISRKECLCCFQHIDFVTAIAFHPRDDRYFLSGSLDGKLRLWNIPDKKVALWNEVDGQTKLITAANFCQNGQFAVVGSYDGRCIFYNTDQLKYHTQIHVRSTRGKNRIGRKISGIEPMPGEDKILVTSNDSRVRLYDLRDLNLSCKYKGYLNVSSQIKGSFSHDGKYIIAGSENQCIYIWKTNHDYSKLSSVRRDRSDFWEGIKAHNATVTCAIFAPHPEAIIKPEADDITIERLPHSSQPDPLVEQHKKGCGYVLVSADFNGAIKVFINKTKPKHSSLPYSAIAD; this is encoded by the exons ATGAGTAAGCTGGAAACGGATTCGGACAGTTCAGAGGAGTTTTTCGATGCCGAGGACACTACGCCCAACCGTCATTCGACTTTGTG TCGGAAGCTGCCTCCCGAGGTAGCCCAGGAGTTCATCTTTCCCGAGCCCGCCGTGCGAGTGAatgccgccgcctcctccgaCAGCGATGCTACACCCATTGGCGCTGGAACGCCCGCCACCCGGAGTCCCACCAATAGCCTGGGTGCGCGGCTAAAGACGCAGGATGCGGGCGTCTTTGTTGAGCCCAAGCCCGTGATAGGACCT ttGGGTAGACAGCGCTTTCACGAACTACGTCAGTGCATGCAAAACGATGAAGATGATAATCCAGGAAATACACTCACACCTGATTCTCAg AATAGCTCAACGGATGGCATTTTCACAAACCGTTCGACGCATCCGTTTAAGGTCATTGAGACCGATGCGATGAGCATACAGAGCATGACATCACTGGGTCGCGTGGGCCGAATCTTGGCGGGCAGCATTGATCCATCTG CTATAAGCATAGATCGCGAGTCCCTGGCCTCGATGAATGcgcaacagcaaaagcaacaggcgcagcagcaacagcaggcgcAGCCTACAACGTCTACCAGCTCCAATACTCCACCGAGCGTCGGAAATAGCTCTTCCGGTATGAGCACGCCCAGGGTTTCGCCCAAGCATCAGCAAAGTGGTAAGGAGGCGGCCGCCATCACGACAGGGATTCCAAGTGGCGCATCCTCCGCGCAGTCCTCTTCCGTTGGCGCGATGGTGTTGCAGGAACCGGATGTGATAGCAAGCACAAAGCTTGCCCAGTCAAAAACCACTGATTCGATCACCGCGTCGGGACCCGTGGCGCCACCGCGAAGAAAAAAGAAGTCTCGTAATTGCTCCATCAGTTCCTCAGATCAGTATAGTCTTCCTCCTGCGGACAACGAAGACACTGATAGTGATACCCGGTCTGTGAAGAGTGTGCAGGGTCTGCAGCAAAAGCTCCAGAATGACTTTGTCATGGAATTTGAGAGCTCCCTTAATAATGCAACTAGTTCAGCCTCCAATAACACCCTGACCTGCTCCTCCACCAATACAGTTGTTTCAGTTTCGGCTTCGGCTTCGACTTCAGCGGCATCTTCTTCCATGCCAGCGACAATAGCAACTCATATGCGTCCCATGGTCTCTTCGGTCACCATTGCTGGTCCAAAACTCACACAATCTCTGGGCAGCAGTTCCACGTCGGTTCACTCCAAGCCAAGCCCATCAAATTCAGCGAAAAGCAACTCCGCACCAGCAAGAGTTAG TTCCATTGATCCGAATCAGGGTCTGAATCTGTTTAAGGCCATCCAGGGAGGTTATGTGGTCAAACCACGCGACGAGGCGAGCAACAAGGCGCAAGGTCCGTCCCAAGATGAAATCGAGCGCATTGAGAAAATGCTAATGGAAAGCGCAAACCGACCAAAGCTGGCGGGAACTGGATCCAACAGTTTAGGAAGCTCAACGCG CTATCCCGGATTCTATCGCGGGGTCAACGATAAGGAGCGCCGGAAGTCCGCTGGCGACGAGGATGTGCTCAAGCAGATGAACATTTATGTGCGCACGCGGACTAGCTCAGGCAAGCAGCTAACCGACTTTGAGATCCTTGAACAAGTTCCTGTTAAAAATTTAGACACGGGAGAGAATATGCCGCTTTCCGAAATGCGTTCACCACCAGTGCCTGAGGGATGGAACCCGCTCTCGCTGCACATCCTTAAACTGACCTCCCACCTGGAGGTGATCCAGAAGGAGTCCGATGAGGAGAGTGTGATTGGCATACCGCCTAGCATCGAGGGTCAGCAGCCCGACGAAGAGGAACTCGAATTGGAAGAGGACAGTCgactgaaaaagaaaacggcCCGGATCAAGAGGTTCTTTGGCACCACAATGCGAAAGACGGTGGACAAGGCAAAGTCGATTGCATCCGAAGTGTCGCATGCGCGTCACAAAGAGGATGTGGCTGATATTATTGATGCAATGAATCCCGAgcaaaatatcaaaatcaaGGCTTCCTCGTCCAACAAGGGACCCTATGAGTTTACCAAACTGCAGCACGTCCAAGATTTGAGTGGCGAAGATACCAGTGCCGTGTGGTGCATGAAGTTCAGTTCCTGCGGACGACTCCTGGCCACTGCTGGCCAGGACAAGGTGTTAAGGATTTGGGTTCTGAAAGATGCCTATCCGTTTTTCCAG GACATGCGCAACAAATACAATGCGGACCAAAAATCCTCACCTACGCCCTCGCAAGAGTCACTCGTTTCACAGCATTCAGCGGAAGAAGCCATTGCCATGGCTACGGCCGCAGAGAAATGTACGGGGCCCTTCATGCCAAAGCCCTTCTGCACCTACAATGGACACACCTCCGATTTGCTGGACGTCAGCTGGTCAAAGAATTACTTCATACTGTCAAGCAGCATGGACAAGACTGTGCGGCTCTGGCACATTTCCAGAAAGGAGTGCCTTTGCTGTTTTCAGCATATTGATTTTGTCACCGCTATTGCGTTCCATCCACGCGATGATCGCTACTTTTTGAGTGGCAGCCTCGATGGCAAACTAAGGTTGTGGAACATACCCGACAAAAAGGTGGCACTGTGGAATGAGGTAGATGGCCAGACAAAGCTTATAACGGCTGCCAACTTCTGCCAGAATGGACAGTTTGCCGTTGTAGGGAGTTACGATGGCCGTTGCATATTTTATAACACGGATCAGCTTAAATACCACACGCAGATTCATGTGCGCTCCACCAGGGGTAAAAATCGCATTGGCCGCAAGATCAGTGGCATTGAACCGATGCCCGGTGAGGACAAGATTCTAGTCACCTCCAACGACAGCAGAGTGCGCCTCTACGATTTAAGGGACTTGAACTTGTCCTGCAAATACAAGGGCTACTTAAATGTGTCCTCGCAAATCAAGGGCTCATTCAGCCACGATGGAAAGTACATTATTGCCGGGTCCGAGAATCAGTGCATCTATATTTGGAAAACAAACCACGACTACTCAAAACTCAGCTCG GTTCGCCGTGATCGCAGCGACTTCTGGGAAGGCATTAAAGCACACAATGCTACGGTCACTTGTGCCATATTCGCTCCACACCCAGAGGCTATCATTAAGCCCGAAGCGGATGATATCACCATAGAGAGG TTGCCTCACAGTTCACAGCCGGATCCACTGGTCGAGCAGCACAAAAAGGGTTGTGGTTATGTGTTGGTCAGCGCCGATTTCAATGGCGCCATCAAGGTGTTCATCAACAAGACGAAGCCGAAGCACAGCAGTCTACCCTACTCGGCCATTGCGGATTAG
- the LOC6537981 gene encoding uncharacterized protein LOC6537981 isoform X2, whose translation MSKLETDSDSSEEFFDAEDTTPNRHSTLCRKLPPEVAQEFIFPEPAVRVNAAASSDSDATPIGAGTPATRSPTNSLGARLKTQDAGVFVEPKPVIGPLGRQRFHELRQCMQNDEDDNPGNTLTPDSQNSSTDGIFTNRSTHPFKVIETDAMSIQSMTSLGRVGRILAGSIDPSAISIDRESLASMNAQQQKQQAQQQQQAQPTTSTSSNTPPSVGNSSSGMSTPRVSPKHQQSGKEAAAITTGIPSGASSAQSSSVGAMVLQEPDVIASTKLAQSKTTDSITASGPVAPPRRKKKSRNCSISSSDQYSLPPADNEDTDSDTRSVKSVQGLQQKLQNDFVMEFESSLNNATSSASNNTLTCSSTNTVVSVSASASTSAASSSMPATIATHMRPMVSSVTIAGPKLTQSLGSSSTSVHSKPSPSNSAKSNSAPARVSSIDPNQGLNLFKAIQGGYVVKPRDEASNKAQGPSQDEIERIEKMLMESANRPKLAGTGSNSLGSSTRYPGFYRGVNDKERRKSAGDEDVLKQMNIYVRTRTSSDTGENMPLSEMRSPPVPEGWNPLSLHILKLTSHLEVIQKESDEESVIGIPPSIEGQQPDEEELELEEDSRLKKKTARIKRFFGTTMRKTVDKAKSIASEVSHARHKEDVADIIDAMNPEQNIKIKASSSNKGPYEFTKLQHVQDLSGEDTSAVWCMKFSSCGRLLATAGQDKVLRIWVLKDAYPFFQDMRNKYNADQKSSPTPSQESLVSQHSAEEAIAMATAAEKCTGPFMPKPFCTYNGHTSDLLDVSWSKNYFILSSSMDKTVRLWHISRKECLCCFQHIDFVTAIAFHPRDDRYFLSGSLDGKLRLWNIPDKKVALWNEVDGQTKLITAANFCQNGQFAVVGSYDGRCIFYNTDQLKYHTQIHVRSTRGKNRIGRKISGIEPMPGEDKILVTSNDSRVRLYDLRDLNLSCKYKGYLNVSSQIKGSFSHDGKYIIAGSENQCIYIWKTNHDYSKLSSVRRDRSDFWEGIKAHNATVTCAIFAPHPEAIIKPEADDITIERLPHSSQPDPLVEQHKKGCGYVLVSADFNGAIKVFINKTKPKHSSLPYSAIAD comes from the exons ATGAGTAAGCTGGAAACGGATTCGGACAGTTCAGAGGAGTTTTTCGATGCCGAGGACACTACGCCCAACCGTCATTCGACTTTGTG TCGGAAGCTGCCTCCCGAGGTAGCCCAGGAGTTCATCTTTCCCGAGCCCGCCGTGCGAGTGAatgccgccgcctcctccgaCAGCGATGCTACACCCATTGGCGCTGGAACGCCCGCCACCCGGAGTCCCACCAATAGCCTGGGTGCGCGGCTAAAGACGCAGGATGCGGGCGTCTTTGTTGAGCCCAAGCCCGTGATAGGACCT ttGGGTAGACAGCGCTTTCACGAACTACGTCAGTGCATGCAAAACGATGAAGATGATAATCCAGGAAATACACTCACACCTGATTCTCAg AATAGCTCAACGGATGGCATTTTCACAAACCGTTCGACGCATCCGTTTAAGGTCATTGAGACCGATGCGATGAGCATACAGAGCATGACATCACTGGGTCGCGTGGGCCGAATCTTGGCGGGCAGCATTGATCCATCTG CTATAAGCATAGATCGCGAGTCCCTGGCCTCGATGAATGcgcaacagcaaaagcaacaggcgcagcagcaacagcaggcgcAGCCTACAACGTCTACCAGCTCCAATACTCCACCGAGCGTCGGAAATAGCTCTTCCGGTATGAGCACGCCCAGGGTTTCGCCCAAGCATCAGCAAAGTGGTAAGGAGGCGGCCGCCATCACGACAGGGATTCCAAGTGGCGCATCCTCCGCGCAGTCCTCTTCCGTTGGCGCGATGGTGTTGCAGGAACCGGATGTGATAGCAAGCACAAAGCTTGCCCAGTCAAAAACCACTGATTCGATCACCGCGTCGGGACCCGTGGCGCCACCGCGAAGAAAAAAGAAGTCTCGTAATTGCTCCATCAGTTCCTCAGATCAGTATAGTCTTCCTCCTGCGGACAACGAAGACACTGATAGTGATACCCGGTCTGTGAAGAGTGTGCAGGGTCTGCAGCAAAAGCTCCAGAATGACTTTGTCATGGAATTTGAGAGCTCCCTTAATAATGCAACTAGTTCAGCCTCCAATAACACCCTGACCTGCTCCTCCACCAATACAGTTGTTTCAGTTTCGGCTTCGGCTTCGACTTCAGCGGCATCTTCTTCCATGCCAGCGACAATAGCAACTCATATGCGTCCCATGGTCTCTTCGGTCACCATTGCTGGTCCAAAACTCACACAATCTCTGGGCAGCAGTTCCACGTCGGTTCACTCCAAGCCAAGCCCATCAAATTCAGCGAAAAGCAACTCCGCACCAGCAAGAGTTAG TTCCATTGATCCGAATCAGGGTCTGAATCTGTTTAAGGCCATCCAGGGAGGTTATGTGGTCAAACCACGCGACGAGGCGAGCAACAAGGCGCAAGGTCCGTCCCAAGATGAAATCGAGCGCATTGAGAAAATGCTAATGGAAAGCGCAAACCGACCAAAGCTGGCGGGAACTGGATCCAACAGTTTAGGAAGCTCAACGCG CTATCCCGGATTCTATCGCGGGGTCAACGATAAGGAGCGCCGGAAGTCCGCTGGCGACGAGGATGTGCTCAAGCAGATGAACATTTATGTGCGCACGCGGACTAGCTCAG ACACGGGAGAGAATATGCCGCTTTCCGAAATGCGTTCACCACCAGTGCCTGAGGGATGGAACCCGCTCTCGCTGCACATCCTTAAACTGACCTCCCACCTGGAGGTGATCCAGAAGGAGTCCGATGAGGAGAGTGTGATTGGCATACCGCCTAGCATCGAGGGTCAGCAGCCCGACGAAGAGGAACTCGAATTGGAAGAGGACAGTCgactgaaaaagaaaacggcCCGGATCAAGAGGTTCTTTGGCACCACAATGCGAAAGACGGTGGACAAGGCAAAGTCGATTGCATCCGAAGTGTCGCATGCGCGTCACAAAGAGGATGTGGCTGATATTATTGATGCAATGAATCCCGAgcaaaatatcaaaatcaaGGCTTCCTCGTCCAACAAGGGACCCTATGAGTTTACCAAACTGCAGCACGTCCAAGATTTGAGTGGCGAAGATACCAGTGCCGTGTGGTGCATGAAGTTCAGTTCCTGCGGACGACTCCTGGCCACTGCTGGCCAGGACAAGGTGTTAAGGATTTGGGTTCTGAAAGATGCCTATCCGTTTTTCCAG GACATGCGCAACAAATACAATGCGGACCAAAAATCCTCACCTACGCCCTCGCAAGAGTCACTCGTTTCACAGCATTCAGCGGAAGAAGCCATTGCCATGGCTACGGCCGCAGAGAAATGTACGGGGCCCTTCATGCCAAAGCCCTTCTGCACCTACAATGGACACACCTCCGATTTGCTGGACGTCAGCTGGTCAAAGAATTACTTCATACTGTCAAGCAGCATGGACAAGACTGTGCGGCTCTGGCACATTTCCAGAAAGGAGTGCCTTTGCTGTTTTCAGCATATTGATTTTGTCACCGCTATTGCGTTCCATCCACGCGATGATCGCTACTTTTTGAGTGGCAGCCTCGATGGCAAACTAAGGTTGTGGAACATACCCGACAAAAAGGTGGCACTGTGGAATGAGGTAGATGGCCAGACAAAGCTTATAACGGCTGCCAACTTCTGCCAGAATGGACAGTTTGCCGTTGTAGGGAGTTACGATGGCCGTTGCATATTTTATAACACGGATCAGCTTAAATACCACACGCAGATTCATGTGCGCTCCACCAGGGGTAAAAATCGCATTGGCCGCAAGATCAGTGGCATTGAACCGATGCCCGGTGAGGACAAGATTCTAGTCACCTCCAACGACAGCAGAGTGCGCCTCTACGATTTAAGGGACTTGAACTTGTCCTGCAAATACAAGGGCTACTTAAATGTGTCCTCGCAAATCAAGGGCTCATTCAGCCACGATGGAAAGTACATTATTGCCGGGTCCGAGAATCAGTGCATCTATATTTGGAAAACAAACCACGACTACTCAAAACTCAGCTCG GTTCGCCGTGATCGCAGCGACTTCTGGGAAGGCATTAAAGCACACAATGCTACGGTCACTTGTGCCATATTCGCTCCACACCCAGAGGCTATCATTAAGCCCGAAGCGGATGATATCACCATAGAGAGG TTGCCTCACAGTTCACAGCCGGATCCACTGGTCGAGCAGCACAAAAAGGGTTGTGGTTATGTGTTGGTCAGCGCCGATTTCAATGGCGCCATCAAGGTGTTCATCAACAAGACGAAGCCGAAGCACAGCAGTCTACCCTACTCGGCCATTGCGGATTAG
- the LOC6537981 gene encoding WD repeat-containing protein 44 isoform X3, with the protein MSKLETDSDSSEEFFDAEDTTPNRHSTLCRKLPPEVAQEFIFPEPAVRVNAAASSDSDATPIGAGTPATRSPTNSLGARLKTQDAGVFVEPKPVIGPNSSTDGIFTNRSTHPFKVIETDAMSIQSMTSLGRVGRILAGSIDPSAISIDRESLASMNAQQQKQQAQQQQQAQPTTSTSSNTPPSVGNSSSGMSTPRVSPKHQQSGKEAAAITTGIPSGASSAQSSSVGAMVLQEPDVIASTKLAQSKTTDSITASGPVAPPRRKKKSRNCSISSSDQYSLPPADNEDTDSDTRSVKSVQGLQQKLQNDFVMEFESSLNNATSSASNNTLTCSSTNTVVSVSASASTSAASSSMPATIATHMRPMVSSVTIAGPKLTQSLGSSSTSVHSKPSPSNSAKSNSAPARVSSIDPNQGLNLFKAIQGGYVVKPRDEASNKAQGPSQDEIERIEKMLMESANRPKLAGTGSNSLGSSTRYPGFYRGVNDKERRKSAGDEDVLKQMNIYVRTRTSSGKQLTDFEILEQVPVKNLDTGENMPLSEMRSPPVPEGWNPLSLHILKLTSHLEVIQKESDEESVIGIPPSIEGQQPDEEELELEEDSRLKKKTARIKRFFGTTMRKTVDKAKSIASEVSHARHKEDVADIIDAMNPEQNIKIKASSSNKGPYEFTKLQHVQDLSGEDTSAVWCMKFSSCGRLLATAGQDKVLRIWVLKDAYPFFQDMRNKYNADQKSSPTPSQESLVSQHSAEEAIAMATAAEKCTGPFMPKPFCTYNGHTSDLLDVSWSKNYFILSSSMDKTVRLWHISRKECLCCFQHIDFVTAIAFHPRDDRYFLSGSLDGKLRLWNIPDKKVALWNEVDGQTKLITAANFCQNGQFAVVGSYDGRCIFYNTDQLKYHTQIHVRSTRGKNRIGRKISGIEPMPGEDKILVTSNDSRVRLYDLRDLNLSCKYKGYLNVSSQIKGSFSHDGKYIIAGSENQCIYIWKTNHDYSKLSSVRRDRSDFWEGIKAHNATVTCAIFAPHPEAIIKPEADDITIERLPHSSQPDPLVEQHKKGCGYVLVSADFNGAIKVFINKTKPKHSSLPYSAIAD; encoded by the exons ATGAGTAAGCTGGAAACGGATTCGGACAGTTCAGAGGAGTTTTTCGATGCCGAGGACACTACGCCCAACCGTCATTCGACTTTGTG TCGGAAGCTGCCTCCCGAGGTAGCCCAGGAGTTCATCTTTCCCGAGCCCGCCGTGCGAGTGAatgccgccgcctcctccgaCAGCGATGCTACACCCATTGGCGCTGGAACGCCCGCCACCCGGAGTCCCACCAATAGCCTGGGTGCGCGGCTAAAGACGCAGGATGCGGGCGTCTTTGTTGAGCCCAAGCCCGTGATAGGACCT AATAGCTCAACGGATGGCATTTTCACAAACCGTTCGACGCATCCGTTTAAGGTCATTGAGACCGATGCGATGAGCATACAGAGCATGACATCACTGGGTCGCGTGGGCCGAATCTTGGCGGGCAGCATTGATCCATCTG CTATAAGCATAGATCGCGAGTCCCTGGCCTCGATGAATGcgcaacagcaaaagcaacaggcgcagcagcaacagcaggcgcAGCCTACAACGTCTACCAGCTCCAATACTCCACCGAGCGTCGGAAATAGCTCTTCCGGTATGAGCACGCCCAGGGTTTCGCCCAAGCATCAGCAAAGTGGTAAGGAGGCGGCCGCCATCACGACAGGGATTCCAAGTGGCGCATCCTCCGCGCAGTCCTCTTCCGTTGGCGCGATGGTGTTGCAGGAACCGGATGTGATAGCAAGCACAAAGCTTGCCCAGTCAAAAACCACTGATTCGATCACCGCGTCGGGACCCGTGGCGCCACCGCGAAGAAAAAAGAAGTCTCGTAATTGCTCCATCAGTTCCTCAGATCAGTATAGTCTTCCTCCTGCGGACAACGAAGACACTGATAGTGATACCCGGTCTGTGAAGAGTGTGCAGGGTCTGCAGCAAAAGCTCCAGAATGACTTTGTCATGGAATTTGAGAGCTCCCTTAATAATGCAACTAGTTCAGCCTCCAATAACACCCTGACCTGCTCCTCCACCAATACAGTTGTTTCAGTTTCGGCTTCGGCTTCGACTTCAGCGGCATCTTCTTCCATGCCAGCGACAATAGCAACTCATATGCGTCCCATGGTCTCTTCGGTCACCATTGCTGGTCCAAAACTCACACAATCTCTGGGCAGCAGTTCCACGTCGGTTCACTCCAAGCCAAGCCCATCAAATTCAGCGAAAAGCAACTCCGCACCAGCAAGAGTTAG TTCCATTGATCCGAATCAGGGTCTGAATCTGTTTAAGGCCATCCAGGGAGGTTATGTGGTCAAACCACGCGACGAGGCGAGCAACAAGGCGCAAGGTCCGTCCCAAGATGAAATCGAGCGCATTGAGAAAATGCTAATGGAAAGCGCAAACCGACCAAAGCTGGCGGGAACTGGATCCAACAGTTTAGGAAGCTCAACGCG CTATCCCGGATTCTATCGCGGGGTCAACGATAAGGAGCGCCGGAAGTCCGCTGGCGACGAGGATGTGCTCAAGCAGATGAACATTTATGTGCGCACGCGGACTAGCTCAGGCAAGCAGCTAACCGACTTTGAGATCCTTGAACAAGTTCCTGTTAAAAATTTAGACACGGGAGAGAATATGCCGCTTTCCGAAATGCGTTCACCACCAGTGCCTGAGGGATGGAACCCGCTCTCGCTGCACATCCTTAAACTGACCTCCCACCTGGAGGTGATCCAGAAGGAGTCCGATGAGGAGAGTGTGATTGGCATACCGCCTAGCATCGAGGGTCAGCAGCCCGACGAAGAGGAACTCGAATTGGAAGAGGACAGTCgactgaaaaagaaaacggcCCGGATCAAGAGGTTCTTTGGCACCACAATGCGAAAGACGGTGGACAAGGCAAAGTCGATTGCATCCGAAGTGTCGCATGCGCGTCACAAAGAGGATGTGGCTGATATTATTGATGCAATGAATCCCGAgcaaaatatcaaaatcaaGGCTTCCTCGTCCAACAAGGGACCCTATGAGTTTACCAAACTGCAGCACGTCCAAGATTTGAGTGGCGAAGATACCAGTGCCGTGTGGTGCATGAAGTTCAGTTCCTGCGGACGACTCCTGGCCACTGCTGGCCAGGACAAGGTGTTAAGGATTTGGGTTCTGAAAGATGCCTATCCGTTTTTCCAG GACATGCGCAACAAATACAATGCGGACCAAAAATCCTCACCTACGCCCTCGCAAGAGTCACTCGTTTCACAGCATTCAGCGGAAGAAGCCATTGCCATGGCTACGGCCGCAGAGAAATGTACGGGGCCCTTCATGCCAAAGCCCTTCTGCACCTACAATGGACACACCTCCGATTTGCTGGACGTCAGCTGGTCAAAGAATTACTTCATACTGTCAAGCAGCATGGACAAGACTGTGCGGCTCTGGCACATTTCCAGAAAGGAGTGCCTTTGCTGTTTTCAGCATATTGATTTTGTCACCGCTATTGCGTTCCATCCACGCGATGATCGCTACTTTTTGAGTGGCAGCCTCGATGGCAAACTAAGGTTGTGGAACATACCCGACAAAAAGGTGGCACTGTGGAATGAGGTAGATGGCCAGACAAAGCTTATAACGGCTGCCAACTTCTGCCAGAATGGACAGTTTGCCGTTGTAGGGAGTTACGATGGCCGTTGCATATTTTATAACACGGATCAGCTTAAATACCACACGCAGATTCATGTGCGCTCCACCAGGGGTAAAAATCGCATTGGCCGCAAGATCAGTGGCATTGAACCGATGCCCGGTGAGGACAAGATTCTAGTCACCTCCAACGACAGCAGAGTGCGCCTCTACGATTTAAGGGACTTGAACTTGTCCTGCAAATACAAGGGCTACTTAAATGTGTCCTCGCAAATCAAGGGCTCATTCAGCCACGATGGAAAGTACATTATTGCCGGGTCCGAGAATCAGTGCATCTATATTTGGAAAACAAACCACGACTACTCAAAACTCAGCTCG GTTCGCCGTGATCGCAGCGACTTCTGGGAAGGCATTAAAGCACACAATGCTACGGTCACTTGTGCCATATTCGCTCCACACCCAGAGGCTATCATTAAGCCCGAAGCGGATGATATCACCATAGAGAGG TTGCCTCACAGTTCACAGCCGGATCCACTGGTCGAGCAGCACAAAAAGGGTTGTGGTTATGTGTTGGTCAGCGCCGATTTCAATGGCGCCATCAAGGTGTTCATCAACAAGACGAAGCCGAAGCACAGCAGTCTACCCTACTCGGCCATTGCGGATTAG